In Vibrio tritonius, the following are encoded in one genomic region:
- the focA gene encoding formate transporter FocA, with amino-acid sequence MELNQFDALSPQQMAERAAEVGVGKATKPAYKSFLLAMSAGMQIGIAFVFYTLVTTGTGDVAFGFSKLMGGLAFSLGLILVVVTGGELFTSSVLTLVAKACGKITWKQMFKNWAIVYAGNFVGSMLLVGIMLVTKQYMSDAGQLGINAMHISQHKLHHTFFQAVALGLMCNLLVCLGVWMTFGARSMSDKVLLLVLPVAMFVSSGFEHCIANMFQVPMAIGIKAFAPESFWQMTGADIAHFADLNWATFIVNNLIPVTIGNMIGGGIVVGMLYFVVFLKNKH; translated from the coding sequence ATGGAACTTAACCAATTCGACGCTCTATCACCACAACAGATGGCGGAACGCGCCGCTGAAGTTGGTGTTGGTAAGGCAACTAAGCCTGCCTATAAATCTTTCCTACTTGCTATGTCTGCTGGTATGCAAATCGGTATCGCATTCGTGTTCTATACACTTGTGACTACTGGTACTGGTGATGTGGCATTTGGTTTTAGCAAACTAATGGGTGGCCTTGCATTTAGCTTAGGTCTGATTCTTGTTGTTGTTACTGGCGGTGAACTATTTACTAGCTCAGTGCTGACTCTTGTTGCAAAAGCATGTGGCAAAATCACCTGGAAACAGATGTTCAAAAACTGGGCAATTGTTTATGCGGGTAACTTTGTTGGCTCAATGCTTTTGGTTGGCATTATGCTGGTCACCAAGCAATACATGAGTGATGCTGGTCAACTCGGCATCAACGCAATGCACATCTCTCAACATAAACTTCATCACACGTTCTTCCAAGCAGTAGCGCTAGGCCTTATGTGTAACCTTTTAGTGTGTTTGGGTGTTTGGATGACATTTGGCGCGCGCTCTATGTCAGATAAAGTACTGCTTCTTGTGTTGCCTGTTGCGATGTTCGTATCTTCAGGTTTTGAGCACTGTATTGCTAACATGTTCCAAGTACCGATGGCAATTGGCATCAAAGCGTTTGCTCCTGAATCATTTTGGCAAATGACTGGTGCTGATATTGCTCACTTTGCTGACCTTAACTGGGCGACCTTTATTGTTAACAACCTTATCCCTGTGACCATTGGTAACATGATCGGTGGTGGTATTGTGGTTGGTATGCTTTACTTTGTCGTATTCCTTAAGAATAAACACTAA
- a CDS encoding ABC transporter permease yields MNEALDISWSQLFAFSFILLIPLAINYYHRLDQAKDILISVGRMALQLLLVGSYLQYLFNLNSLWVNIVWLFLMLVVGASSVLSKTHLPQKVLLFPIALGIGIGLSPVLLILCTAIVRPTPLYNAQYMIPLAGMLLGNTLSSNIIALQNLFTCFKERKDQYEAAIALGASPRYASRQFVQEALRKASAPLLASMATIGLVTLPGMMTGQILGGSSPMIAIKYQLMIMMAIFVTMNISLVCSIHFTLGRAFSKEGRVLVQFNK; encoded by the coding sequence ATGAACGAAGCACTGGATATCTCTTGGTCACAGCTATTTGCCTTCAGTTTTATCTTACTTATACCGCTGGCTATCAATTACTATCACCGCCTAGATCAAGCCAAGGATATTCTGATCTCTGTGGGCAGAATGGCATTACAACTGCTTCTAGTTGGGAGTTATTTACAATATCTATTCAACCTAAATAGTCTGTGGGTTAATATCGTTTGGCTTTTCTTGATGCTGGTCGTTGGTGCAAGTTCTGTTCTATCGAAGACACACTTGCCTCAAAAAGTATTGCTGTTTCCTATTGCGCTGGGCATCGGTATTGGACTTTCCCCTGTTCTTCTCATTCTATGCACCGCCATAGTACGCCCCACCCCATTGTATAATGCACAATACATGATACCACTAGCAGGAATGTTACTGGGTAACACCTTAAGCAGTAACATTATTGCACTACAAAACCTTTTTACTTGCTTTAAAGAACGTAAAGATCAATATGAAGCCGCTATCGCGTTGGGCGCTTCCCCTCGTTATGCCTCCCGCCAGTTTGTGCAAGAAGCATTGCGTAAAGCCTCTGCACCACTTCTTGCTTCTATGGCAACGATTGGCTTAGTTACCTTACCTGGAATGATGACCGGGCAGATACTAGGCGGCTCTAGTCCGATGATCGCGATAAAATACCAACTCATGATCATGATGGCGATTTTTGTCACAATGAACATTTCACTGGTCTGCTCCATTCACTTCACTTTAGGGAGAGCATTCAGTAAAGAAGGTCGCGTCCTAGTTCAATTTAATAAATAG
- a CDS encoding substrate-binding periplasmic protein, producing the protein MLNWFYTFLGVIWLLFSPLSLANSQVIIGLQNEWPPYVIDGNPPTGLSVDIVKAAYATQGYDIQIEIKPWSRSLKEAEHGRDVVVIAAWYSDTRKDTLLFSDPYLYNEISLVTLKDNQFEWGTYKDLNGKTVGVIKSYAYDDDFLQSPWLKRIEASDLLTNIHKVMNGRIDMFIEEYRVALWTMRKNKIPPNLFTKIYPNVAYSGLYVASGKANPKAKVYIEAFNRGLRLIRSNGELDRIVKKYDNE; encoded by the coding sequence GTGCTAAATTGGTTTTACACATTCCTTGGCGTAATTTGGCTACTCTTTAGCCCACTTTCGTTGGCAAATTCCCAGGTAATCATCGGGCTGCAAAATGAGTGGCCGCCCTACGTGATTGATGGTAATCCACCGACAGGGCTCTCTGTCGACATCGTTAAAGCTGCATATGCAACTCAAGGTTACGATATTCAGATCGAGATTAAGCCATGGTCTCGCTCATTGAAAGAAGCTGAACATGGGCGTGATGTTGTGGTGATTGCAGCATGGTACTCAGACACCCGTAAAGATACCTTGCTCTTTTCTGACCCTTATCTTTATAACGAAATTAGCCTTGTCACACTGAAAGATAACCAATTTGAGTGGGGAACCTACAAAGATCTCAATGGCAAAACGGTAGGTGTCATTAAGAGCTACGCCTACGATGACGATTTTTTACAGTCACCTTGGCTTAAGCGTATCGAGGCCTCTGATTTGCTGACCAACATTCATAAAGTAATGAATGGCCGAATCGATATGTTCATTGAGGAATATCGCGTCGCACTATGGACAATGCGTAAAAACAAAATTCCTCCTAATTTATTTACCAAAATCTATCCTAATGTTGCTTACAGCGGCCTATACGTTGCGTCAGGGAAAGCAAATCCCAAAGCCAAAGTGTATATCGAGGCGTTTAATCGTGGGTTACGCCTCATTCGCAGTAACGGCGAACTAGATAGAATCGTAAAAAAATATGATAATGAATGA
- a CDS encoding peptide ABC transporter ATP-binding protein, which produces MSISLLEVDNLSKEFVTRSGLFRKRVHHAVKPVSFRLEAGQTVGFIGKNGSGKSTLARMLAGMIEPSSGEIRVNGELLEHKDYATRCKLIRMIFQDPNTSLNPRLQIGHILEGPLKRNTNMAPEDRQRRVKDTLVRVGLLPEHAYFYPQMLATGQKQRVCLARALVLQPSIIIADEALNGLDMAMRSQIINLFLELQEEMGVSFVYVSQHIGVVKHITDKVMVMHEGEVVEFGDTQEVLSNPQHPITERMIESHFYKAPSFK; this is translated from the coding sequence GTGAGTATTTCTCTTTTAGAAGTCGATAATTTATCGAAAGAGTTCGTGACCCGCTCTGGTCTGTTTCGTAAACGCGTTCATCATGCAGTAAAACCCGTAAGCTTTCGTTTAGAAGCAGGTCAAACCGTGGGATTTATCGGCAAAAATGGCTCTGGAAAATCCACTCTCGCTCGCATGTTAGCCGGAATGATAGAACCCTCTAGCGGTGAAATTCGTGTTAACGGCGAGCTATTGGAACATAAAGACTATGCAACACGCTGTAAGCTCATACGCATGATCTTTCAAGACCCAAACACCTCGCTAAATCCAAGGCTGCAGATTGGGCATATTTTAGAAGGCCCTTTAAAACGAAATACCAACATGGCCCCGGAAGACCGCCAACGCCGAGTAAAAGACACTTTAGTTCGTGTAGGTCTACTGCCTGAGCACGCCTATTTCTACCCACAAATGCTTGCCACAGGGCAAAAACAACGTGTTTGTTTGGCTCGAGCTCTGGTCCTCCAACCCTCAATCATTATTGCAGATGAAGCACTTAATGGTTTAGATATGGCCATGCGCTCGCAAATTATCAACCTCTTCTTAGAGCTACAAGAAGAGATGGGCGTCTCCTTTGTTTATGTTTCTCAGCACATTGGTGTGGTGAAACACATTACCGACAAAGTCATGGTCATGCACGAAGGTGAAGTGGTGGAATTTGGTGATACCCAAGAGGTTCTGTCTAATCCCCAACACCCGATTACCGAACGCATGATCGAAAGCCATTTTTATAAAGCGCCAAGCTTTAAATAA
- a CDS encoding peptide ABC transporter ATP-binding protein: MPILDIRHLTIEIDTPQGIVKAVDRMSLTMSEGEIRGLVGESGSGKSLVAKAIVGVTKENWRITADRMRLGNVDLLQLTPRERRRVIARDIAMIFQEPSTCLDPSDEVGKQLIESIPFRTFEGRWWQRFGWRKKQAIALLHKVGIKDHKRIMESYPYELTDGECQKVMIAMAIAAKPKILIADEPTNDLDPITQSQILRLLSRMNQVNNTSIMLIGHDLNTITQWATRITVMYCGQSVESAETQHLLEYPKHPYTVALLKAMPDFSDWIPPKQKLQSLPGSIPPLQHLPIGCRLGPRCPYAQRQCVEVPQTKWVKNHKFSCHFPLNME; the protein is encoded by the coding sequence ATGCCTATTCTCGATATTCGTCACCTCACGATTGAAATTGATACGCCGCAAGGAATTGTCAAAGCCGTAGACCGAATGAGCTTGACGATGAGTGAAGGAGAAATCCGTGGTCTTGTGGGAGAGTCAGGGTCCGGGAAAAGCTTAGTAGCGAAAGCCATTGTCGGTGTAACCAAAGAAAACTGGCGCATCACAGCTGACCGGATGCGTTTAGGTAACGTTGACCTACTGCAGCTCACGCCTCGTGAGCGTCGTCGTGTTATTGCTCGAGATATCGCGATGATTTTTCAAGAACCTTCAACCTGTTTGGACCCTTCCGATGAAGTAGGAAAACAGTTGATTGAGTCTATTCCATTTCGAACCTTTGAGGGGCGCTGGTGGCAACGATTTGGCTGGCGTAAGAAACAGGCGATCGCCCTACTGCATAAAGTTGGTATTAAAGATCATAAACGCATCATGGAAAGCTACCCGTATGAACTGACCGATGGTGAGTGTCAGAAAGTCATGATCGCCATGGCAATTGCAGCCAAACCCAAAATTCTGATTGCCGATGAACCCACTAATGACTTAGACCCCATCACACAATCGCAAATTTTGCGTTTGCTTAGCCGAATGAATCAGGTCAACAATACCTCGATTATGTTGATCGGGCACGATTTGAATACCATTACACAGTGGGCAACTCGCATTACCGTGATGTATTGCGGGCAATCGGTAGAATCAGCAGAAACCCAACACTTGCTGGAATATCCTAAGCACCCTTATACCGTTGCGCTTTTAAAGGCCATGCCCGATTTTAGCGATTGGATTCCGCCAAAGCAGAAACTGCAATCACTACCTGGTTCTATTCCTCCATTGCAGCATTTACCGATTGGCTGTCGTCTTGGACCTCGCTGCCCTTACGCGCAGCGCCAATGTGTTGAAGTACCACAAACCAAGTGGGTCAAAAACCATAAATTCTCTTGCCACTTCCCGCTCAATATGGAGTAA
- a CDS encoding ABC transporter permease subunit: MLTNNIYQEEHIPTQFQRFWRSYRADKLSMFSLWCLGLLILITILSLWVTPHDPHAQSSHLLLPPSWEPMGTVDYFFGTDDLGRDILSRLIDGTRLTFGASALMTLLSALIGCSIGFLAGMTRGLLSSTLNHLFDTVMSIPSLLLAIIFVAFLGFGEMNVLLAIGLALIPRFVRSVYIAVHTEVEKDYIMAARLDGASDFYLFWHSILPNILPMIVAEFTMAITIAILDITALGFLGLGAQAPSTEWGAILGDSVELIYLAPWTVTLPGIAIMVTVVIINLVGDGIRQSLNAGVE, encoded by the coding sequence ATGCTAACAAATAACATTTACCAAGAAGAGCATATTCCTACACAGTTTCAGCGCTTTTGGCGTAGCTACCGAGCCGATAAGCTCAGTATGTTCAGCTTATGGTGTTTAGGGCTTTTAATTTTAATTACCATTCTTTCACTTTGGGTAACACCACACGACCCTCATGCACAAAGCAGTCATTTGTTGCTCCCGCCTTCCTGGGAGCCGATGGGGACCGTAGACTATTTCTTCGGCACAGATGACCTTGGGCGCGATATTCTCTCACGTTTGATCGACGGCACTCGCCTCACCTTTGGTGCCTCGGCGTTAATGACGTTACTGTCAGCACTCATCGGTTGCTCAATCGGCTTCTTAGCCGGTATGACTCGCGGCTTACTCTCAAGTACCCTTAATCACCTGTTTGACACGGTTATGTCCATCCCATCGTTACTGCTGGCGATCATTTTCGTCGCTTTCTTGGGCTTTGGAGAAATGAATGTGTTACTTGCGATTGGTTTAGCCCTAATTCCACGCTTCGTTCGTTCGGTTTACATTGCGGTACACACCGAAGTAGAAAAAGACTACATCATGGCAGCACGCTTAGATGGCGCTTCCGATTTTTATCTATTTTGGCATTCTATATTGCCCAATATTTTGCCTATGATTGTGGCAGAGTTTACTATGGCAATTACCATCGCTATTTTGGATATTACCGCTCTGGGTTTCCTCGGTCTTGGCGCGCAAGCCCCAAGTACCGAATGGGGTGCCATCTTGGGGGATTCGGTTGAACTGATTTACCTTGCACCTTGGACGGTGACTCTACCGGGTATCGCCATCATGGTCACAGTGGTGATCATTAACTTAGTCGGTGATGGTATTCGCCAATCACTGAACGCTGGAGTCGAATAA
- a CDS encoding ABC transporter permease yields the protein MFIYTVRRFNLFLITLLILTLVGYSLLRLDPFSPWSQQGYWSGWTVYLGELTHLNFGTNKNGIPVAKELAMVFPATMELCVIAFIFSLLVGIPLGTVAGMKQGKWVDTLIKFVSMSGYSAPIFWVALMMIMVLSLHYQFFPVSGRYDLLYDVKRVTGFSLIDAFLAQGPFRSYALQSVIEHMILPCLVLAISPTTQVITLMRTSVSHVMSQNYIRAARIKGLSNFEIVTQHVLRNAIPPIVPKFGVQLSSMLTLAIVTESIFDWPGIGRWLLDALSSQDYVAIQAGVIVVGALVLTAIILSDLIGAMVNPLVRKEWYANK from the coding sequence ATGTTTATCTATACTGTGCGACGTTTTAATCTGTTTTTGATTACGTTGCTAATTTTAACTCTAGTGGGCTATAGCCTACTGCGTCTTGATCCTTTTTCACCGTGGTCACAACAGGGCTATTGGTCTGGCTGGACTGTCTATTTAGGTGAACTCACCCACCTCAATTTTGGCACCAATAAAAACGGCATCCCCGTTGCAAAAGAGTTAGCCATGGTCTTCCCTGCCACCATGGAACTGTGCGTCATTGCCTTTATTTTCTCTCTGCTGGTCGGCATTCCCCTAGGTACGGTTGCAGGAATGAAACAAGGTAAATGGGTCGATACCCTGATTAAATTCGTTTCCATGTCTGGCTACTCAGCCCCGATTTTTTGGGTCGCTTTGATGATGATTATGGTGCTCTCACTACATTATCAATTTTTCCCAGTCTCAGGACGTTATGACCTGCTATACGATGTAAAACGGGTCACCGGTTTCTCGCTGATTGATGCGTTTTTAGCACAAGGACCATTTCGCAGTTATGCTTTGCAAAGCGTCATTGAACATATGATTTTGCCCTGCTTGGTGTTAGCGATATCCCCAACCACTCAAGTCATTACTTTAATGCGCACGTCCGTCTCGCATGTGATGTCACAAAACTATATTCGTGCCGCACGAATCAAGGGTTTGTCCAATTTTGAAATCGTAACCCAGCATGTTTTACGTAATGCAATTCCGCCTATCGTACCTAAATTCGGCGTTCAGTTGTCGAGTATGCTTACTTTAGCCATCGTTACAGAATCGATATTCGATTGGCCCGGGATTGGCCGTTGGTTGCTTGATGCCTTATCAAGCCAAGATTATGTGGCTATTCAAGCCGGTGTAATTGTGGTGGGAGCGCTAGTGTTAACCGCCATCATTCTCTCAGATTTGATCGGTGCTATGGTCAATCCGCTGGTAAGGAAAGAGTGGTATGCTAACAAATAA